DNA sequence from the Amycolatopsis sp. Hca4 genome:
TTCGCCGCCAGCGCGACGACCTCGTGCCGGTTCTTGCCCGGCCGGACCAGCGAGAGGGTGTTCGCGACGTACGGCTGGGTCTTGTCGACCTGCGCCTCCGCCGAGACCTTCGCCTCGTGGTTGGCCCGCTCGTCCAGCGTGCTCTTGATCGTGTAGCCGCCGGTGTAGAGCTGGTCCTTGGTCATCCCGCTCGCCTTGAGCAGGTAGTCCTCGACGTACTGGCAGAAGAACCCGGACTCCGGGCCGGCGCCGATGCAGTTGGCCGGCGGCTTCTTCGGGCCGTCCGGGACCACGCCGAGCGGCTCGGCCTTGAAGCGGTCCGCGTCGGCCTTCGCCAGCTTCCGGTTGTCGACCATCCGGTCGAGCACCAGGTTGCGGCGGGCGGTGGCCTTGTCCGCGTGCTTCCACGGGTCGTTGTTGATCGGGTTGTTCACCAGGCCGGCCAGCAGCGCGGCCTGCGGCACGGTGAGCTTCTCCGGGGTGGTGTCGAAGTACGCGTGCGCCGCCGCGCCGATGCCGTAGATCTGGCGCGAGAACTCGACGATGTTGAGGTAGTTGGCCAGGATCTGCTGCTTGGTCAGCTTCGTCTCGAGGTTGATCGCGATCCGGGCTTCCTTCAGCTTCCGGGAGATCGACTGCTCCTGGGCCTTCTTCTGGCCGATCGGGTCGTTCCGGTAGACGACGTTGATCAGGTAGTTCTTGGTCAGCTGCTGGGTCAGCGTCGAGGCACCCTGGGTGTCCGCGCCGGTGCTGTTGCTGACGGCCGCGCGCAGCGTGCCCTGCCAGTCGACGCCGTGGTGCTCGTAGAACCGCTTGTCCTCGACCGAGACCAGCGCCCACTTCATGGCCTCGTTGATCTGGTCCTCGGTGATCGGTAGCCGGTACTGGTCGTACAGGGTCGCGATCGGCTTGCCGGTGCTGTCGGTGACCGTCGTCACCAGTGGCGGCGGGATGTCCGCGAGGTCGGAGGAGGTCTTCTCCACCGTCTCGCTGGCCTGGTTCGACATGACGCCCGCGGCCCCCACGACCGGGAAGAGCATGCCGGCGACGAGCACCCCCGCGAGCAGACAGAGGCCGATGAGCTTGAACAAACCATCCGCTTTTCGCACGAGGGCCAGGCTACCCGGAACGGATCAGGCGCCGGTGACGCCGTGTCTCCGAAGGTGTGAAATCAGTGACAAAACAGGCCCCCTTCGGTGACAACTGGTAACGGAAGGCATTCTGGGTCTCGACGGGGGGAACCGAGGGCCCCTACAGTCCGTCAACGTCTCACGAAGAAAAGCCGACGGATGGATCAACGCGGGTGGGAGCTCGCGTCGGCCGAACGGCGGCACCGGCACCGGGGAGGTGCCCGGGTAACCGACGTGAGCTGAGGGAGACACGCTCGCGGGGGCAAGGAGCGCAGTGCCTTTCCCCGCTGGTGCGTCGATCACCAGGGTAGGGAGCTGGGGGTATGGAAACCAACCAGTCGAGCTGGCGAATCAACGCGTCCTGCCGGGACGCCGATCCGGACGGCCTGTTCGTCCGGGGTGCGGAGCAGAACCGCGCGAAAGCGGTCTGCATGGGCTGCCCGGTCCGCACGGAATGTCTCGCCGAAGCGCTCGACGGCCGGATCAACTTCGGCGTCTGGGGTGGCATGACCGAACGCGAGCGGCGCGCACTGCTGCGCCGCCGCCCGGACGTGGAGAGCTGGGCCGACCTGCTCGAAGCGGCCAAGCGCGACGCGCAAGAGCGCGTCGAGGTCGGCTGACCGGCCGCGGGCGGCGCGGACCTGCTGCCGCGCCGCCCGCGCCGCTCAGCCGGCGAGCTTCGAGCCGATGTCGCGCAGGCCGCCGAGGTCGTGCACGTCGCCGGCCAGCGCGGGCACCTTCGCCAGCGCGACCTCCGGGTGCGCCCTGGTGAACCGGGCCAGCAGGCGTTCCTCGCGCGCGGCCAGCTGGACGCGGTCGGCGTGCAGCCGCAGCACGGCCTCGGCCAGCGGCGCGTTCTGCAGGTTCTCGGCCGCCGCCAGCGCCTCCGCGCCGGAGAGCTTCGCGAGCACCGGGTGGGTCCGGTTCGCGATCAGCCCGGCCAGGGGCATCGACTCGGCCGACAGCCGCTCCACGAAGTAGGACGCCTCGCGCAGCGCGTCCGGCTCCGGCGCGGCCACGACCAGGAACGACGTTCCGGACGAGCGCAGCAGCTCCGCCGTCTTGCGCGCGCGCTCGCGGAAGCCGCCGAACATGCTGTCGAAGGCCTGCATGAACGCCGAGGCGTCGGTCAGCAGCTGGCCGCCGATGATCGTCGACACGGCCTTGGCGAACATCGAGAACCCGGCGTTGACGACCTTGCGCAGGCCCCAGCCGCCGGCCTTGGCCGGCGCGGTGAGCAGGCGGATCATCCGGCCGTCCAGCGCGCTCGACAGCCGTGTCGGCGCGTCGAGGAAGTCCAGCGCGGACCGGCTCGGCGGGGTGTCGACGATGATCAGGTCCCACTCGCCGGTGGCGGCGAGCTGGCCGAGCTTCTCCATCGCCATGTACTCCTGCGTGCCGGAGAACGACGTGGAGATCGTCTGGTAGAAGGGGTTCTGGAGCAGCTGCTCGGCGCGTTCCGGGCCGGCGTGCACGCGCACCATGTCGTCGAAGGTGCGGCGCATGTCGAGCATCATCGCCCAGAGCTCGCCCTTCGGCTCGAAGCCCTCGACCTGCACCTGCTTCGGGTGGTTGCCGAGTTCGCGCAGGCCGAGCGCCTGCGCCAGCCGTCGTGCGGGGTCGATGGTCAGCACCACGGTCTGGCGGCCGCGCTCGGCCGCGCGCAGGGCCAGCGCCGCGGCCGTGGTCGTCTTGCCGACGCCGCCGGAGCCGCAGCAGACGATCACGCGGCTCTCCGGGGCGTCGAGCAGCGCGTCGATGTCGATGGTGGTCACAACCGCACCCCCTGGTCGGTCAGGGCTTCGGCCAGGTCGTAGAGGGCGGCGACGTCGATGCCGTCGGTCAGGTCCGGCAGCTCCAGCGTCGGCAGGTCGGCCTCGGCGAGCTGCTCGCGGGCCCGCTGCTCGGCGGCGACCCGCACGGCGTGCTCGACGGTCTCCTCGACCAGCGACTCCAGCGTGTCCTCCGGCAGCTTCAGCCCGGCCGAGGCGAGCCCGTCGCGGACGCGGGAGGCGTCGACGCGGCCGTCCGCGGCGGCGGTCACCGACCGCGCGGGCAGTCGCGGCGGCCGGACCCGGTTGACCAGCACTGCGCCCGGGCGCAGGTCGGCGCCGTCCAGCTCGGCCACGGCCTCGACGGTCTCGCGGACCGGCATCTCCTCCAGCAGCGTGGCCAGGTGCACCGCGGTCTGGCCCGAGTGCAGCAGCCGCACCACGCCTTCGGCCTGGCCGCGGATCGGGCCGGTCTTCGCGAGGTCGGTCAGCGCCTTGGTGACGTCGAGGAACTTGACCACCCGGCCGGTCGGCGGCGAGTCGACGACGACGGCGTCGTAGGTGTGCCGCCCGTCGGACTCGGTCCGGCCGACGCACTCCTTGATCTTCCCGGTGAGCAGGACGTCCCGCAGGCCCGGCGCGAGCGTGGTCGCGAACTCGATCGCGCCCATCCGCCGCAGCGTCCGGCCGGCGAAGCCCAGGTTGTAGAACATCTCGAAGTACTCGAGCAGCGCGGCTTCGACGTCGATGTGCAGCGCGCGCAGCTCCCCACCGCCCGGGACCGACGCGATGCGCTGCTCGGCGTAGGGCAGCGGCTCGGTGTCGAAGAGCTGGGCGATGCCCTGACGGCCCTCGACCTCGATGAGCAGCACGCGACGGCCTTCGCGGGCGAGCGCGAGGCCGAGCGCGGCGGCGAGCGTCGTCTTGCCCGTCCCGCCCTTGCCGGTGACGAAGTGCAGCCGGGCCCTGGCGAGCTCGTCGGTCCAGCCGGCATGGGGAATGGTCACTTCTTCACCCTAATTCAGCGCTCAACTGGCCAGCAGCATGACGCCGACCGCAGCGGCCACCGCCGCGACGAGTGCCCAGCTCACAGCGCCGGGCAGCACCGTCAGGGTGAGCACGCCCACCACCGCGAGCAGGGTGAAGGTGATCACCCCGCCGAGCGCGACCGAACCGGAGCTCTGCGTCCGGTCGCGCACCTTCGCCATCACGACGAGCACCAGCGGCAGCCCGGCCGCCGCGAGCAGCGCCGTCGCGAGCACCCGCCACGTCTCCACCCCGTCAACGCTAGCGGCGCGCGGCCGGTCGCGCGCCGGCGTGAGATGGGCCACAGTCCGGCGCGTCGCGAGGCTTAATCCGGCGGCGCTCCACGAGGCGCTTGCCCGCTTGGCTACGCTCCCGGTTCATGAGCGCCACCAAGTGGGAGTACGCCACCGTCCCTCTGCTGATCCACGCGACGAAGCAGATCCTCGACCAGTGGGGCGAGGACGGCTGGGAGCTGGTCACCGTGCTGCCGAACCCGACCG
Encoded proteins:
- a CDS encoding transglycosylase domain-containing protein; the encoded protein is MRKADGLFKLIGLCLLAGVLVAGMLFPVVGAAGVMSNQASETVEKTSSDLADIPPPLVTTVTDSTGKPIATLYDQYRLPITEDQINEAMKWALVSVEDKRFYEHHGVDWQGTLRAAVSNSTGADTQGASTLTQQLTKNYLINVVYRNDPIGQKKAQEQSISRKLKEARIAINLETKLTKQQILANYLNIVEFSRQIYGIGAAAHAYFDTTPEKLTVPQAALLAGLVNNPINNDPWKHADKATARRNLVLDRMVDNRKLAKADADRFKAEPLGVVPDGPKKPPANCIGAGPESGFFCQYVEDYLLKASGMTKDQLYTGGYTIKSTLDERANHEAKVSAEAQVDKTQPYVANTLSLVRPGKNRHEVVALAANRDYGQNQDAGQTTYALPTGVYNTGGAGSTYKIFTTAAALDKGVAGIYTPVQVPDTYISHVYSGGGNNCPPTGPPLRSRWYCVGNAGDYSRIAEGATVQTALATSPNTTFVELEDRLGSTAPGIDMAKRLGMRDTMASNVGGGTVDPKADKPEKSQSQAEYYGPKGSWPGFGAFTLGFSPLSGLELGNVAATILSGGVWCPPTPIAGVTDRNGKPVPIKEAACEQAVPEGLANTLAVGMSKDDQPGGTSARAAADVGWDRPIIGKTGTTQGNVSATFVGGTPQLAGAAMTFKFGGGQGGICDAGPGNVRVCPNGNIFGGKAPARTWFGAMKNILDASQPRMELPGPDPKYLGGAAR
- a CDS encoding DUF4177 domain-containing protein, with protein sequence MSATKWEYATVPLLIHATKQILDQWGEDGWELVTVLPNPTGEQHVAYLKRAKG
- a CDS encoding WhiB family transcriptional regulator, with the protein product METNQSSWRINASCRDADPDGLFVRGAEQNRAKAVCMGCPVRTECLAEALDGRINFGVWGGMTERERRALLRRRPDVESWADLLEAAKRDAQERVEVG
- a CDS encoding ArsA-related P-loop ATPase, which translates into the protein MTIPHAGWTDELARARLHFVTGKGGTGKTTLAAALGLALAREGRRVLLIEVEGRQGIAQLFDTEPLPYAEQRIASVPGGGELRALHIDVEAALLEYFEMFYNLGFAGRTLRRMGAIEFATTLAPGLRDVLLTGKIKECVGRTESDGRHTYDAVVVDSPPTGRVVKFLDVTKALTDLAKTGPIRGQAEGVVRLLHSGQTAVHLATLLEEMPVRETVEAVAELDGADLRPGAVLVNRVRPPRLPARSVTAAADGRVDASRVRDGLASAGLKLPEDTLESLVEETVEHAVRVAAEQRAREQLAEADLPTLELPDLTDGIDVAALYDLAEALTDQGVRL
- a CDS encoding ArsA family ATPase codes for the protein MTTIDIDALLDAPESRVIVCCGSGGVGKTTTAAALALRAAERGRQTVVLTIDPARRLAQALGLRELGNHPKQVQVEGFEPKGELWAMMLDMRRTFDDMVRVHAGPERAEQLLQNPFYQTISTSFSGTQEYMAMEKLGQLAATGEWDLIIVDTPPSRSALDFLDAPTRLSSALDGRMIRLLTAPAKAGGWGLRKVVNAGFSMFAKAVSTIIGGQLLTDASAFMQAFDSMFGGFRERARKTAELLRSSGTSFLVVAAPEPDALREASYFVERLSAESMPLAGLIANRTHPVLAKLSGAEALAAAENLQNAPLAEAVLRLHADRVQLAAREERLLARFTRAHPEVALAKVPALAGDVHDLGGLRDIGSKLAG